One Ranitomeya imitator isolate aRanImi1 chromosome 1, aRanImi1.pri, whole genome shotgun sequence DNA window includes the following coding sequences:
- the POMT2 gene encoding protein O-mannosyl-transferase 2 isoform X6, whose amino-acid sequence MVMTGTPHGRQLRPGMELAGRTVSMAVLGAVIVFSFLSRFYRLAEPPHVCWDETHFGKMGSYYINRTFFFDVHPPLGKMLIGLAGHLTGYNGSFSFLQPGLHYGSHSYVGMRGFCAFLGAWLPPFAFLIVRQLSRSVAVALLASLLVLLDTGCITLSQYILLDPILMFFIMAAVLSMVMFQSCSSRPFSAPWWLWLALTGVNLAGAMGVKFVGLFVIVLVGVNTAQDLWQLLGDLRIRIDVVVRHVAARVLCLILLPLALYALTFVVHFAVLNRSGPGDGFFSSAFQSRLIGNNLHNSSMPEYLAYGSVITLKNVRTAAGYLHSHWHLYPEGVGARQQQVTTYSHKDPNNLWMVKKHNAEYDSDSALEFVHHGDLIRLEHKATGRNLHSHQREAPLTKKHLQVTAYGTNGSGDSNDFWRIEVTGGKNKVKVLRSQIRLLHLSTGCALGSSGKTLPKWGWEQGEVTCSPYLRESPNTLWSVEDHENIRLLKISVSILKPSFLEALAESHVVMLRANSGLKPKEHEVTSKPWHWPINFQGLRFSGVNATDFRIYLLGNPVIWFLNLGGLILYVVLAFCAAVSLQRGLSLSGEVRAVTFWSLLRLGAAILCPSRRSAVCAVGMTLLSGTLLYSFYLFHPLAYGMVGSLSDAANSPMAGLRWMDSWDF is encoded by the exons ATGGTGATGACGGGGACTCCGCACGGCCGCCAGCTCAGGCCGGGGATGGAGCTGGCGGGGAGGACGGTGTCCATGGCCGTGCTGGGGGCGGTGATCGTGTTCTCCTTCCTCAGCCGCTTCTACCGACTGGCGGAGCCGCCACACGTGTG CTGGGATGAGACGCACTTCGGGAAGATGGGAAGTTACTACATCAACCGAACATTTTTCTTCGATGTCCACCCCCCACTGGGAAAG ATGCTGATCGGACTCGCCGGGCATCTGACTGGCTACAATGGCTCCTTCTCCTTCCTGCAGCCCGGTCTTCACTATGGCAGCCACTCGTATGTGGGCATGAGAGGG TTCTGCGCCTTCCTCGGGGCCTGGCTTCCTCCCTTTGCGTTTCTCATTGTCCGTCAGCTGTCTCGGTCAGTTGCAGTGGCGCTGCTTGCCTCTCTGCTTGTCCTCCTGG ACACAGGCTGCATCACGCTGTCACAGTACATCCTGCTGGATCCCATCCTCATGTTCTTCATCATGGCCGCAGTACTGAGCATGGTCATGTTCCAGTCCTGCTCCAGCAG GCCTTTCAGCGCCCCCTGGTGGCTGTGGCTGGCGCTGACTGGAGTGAATCTAGCTGGAGCGATGGGAGTGAAGTTCGTGGGTCTTTTTGTGATCGTCTTGGTTGGTGTGAACACGGCCCAGGACCTGTGGCAGCTTCTGGGAGATCTGCGGATCAGGATT GATGTTGTCGTCCGTCACGTGGCTGCTCGTGTCCTCTGCCTCATTTTGCTGCCGCTCGCCCTTTACGCCTTGACTTTTGTCGTCCATTTTGCTGTTCTTAATAGAAG TGGTCCTGGGGACGGATTCTTCAGCTCAGCCTTCCAGTCCCGTCTGATTGGGAACAACCTGCATAACTCCTCCATGCCAGAGT ACCTGGCGTACGGCTCGGTGATTACCCTGAAGAACGTGCGTACCGCTGCTGGATACCTGCACTCACACTGGCACCTGTACCCAGAAGGGGTGGGGGCACGGCAGCAGCAG gtcaccacgtattcTCACAAGGATCCCAATAACCTGTGGATGGTGAAGAAGCACAACGCCGAGTATG ACTCTGATTCCGCCCTGGAGTTTGTGCATCACGGAGACCTTATCCGCCTGGAGCATAAAGC CACTGGCCGTAACCTCCATAGTCATCAGCGGGAAGCGCCACTAACTAAGAAACATCTGCAGGTGACAGCGTACGGCACG AACGGGTCAGGCGACAGCAATGACTTTTGGAGGATCGAGGTGACTGGTGGCAAAAATAAAGTGAAAGTTCTGCGCAGTCAGATTCGCCTGCTGCACCTCTCCACAGGCTGTGCTCTGGGATCATCAGGGAAGACTCTTCCCAAATG GGGTTGGGAACAGGGCGAGGTGACATGCAGCCCGTATCTACGGGAGAGCCCCAATACCCTATGGAGTGTGGAGGACCATGAGAACATCCGAC TCTTGAAAATCTCAGTCTCCATCCTGAAGCCGTCCTTCCTGGAGGCGCTGGCGGAGTCCCACGTAGTGATGCTGCGG GCAAATAGTGGCCTGAAGCCCAAGGAACATGAGGTGACATCCAAGCCCTGGCACTGGCCCATTAACTTCCAG GGTCTCCGTTTTTCTGGTGTGAATGCTACGGATTTCCGGATTTATCTGCTGGGGAATCCG GTAATTTGGTTTCTGAACCTGGGTGGTCTCATCCTGTACGTGGTGCTGGCGTTCTGTGCGGCGGTCTCCTTGCAGCGTGGCCTCTCCCTGTCCGGGGAGGTGAGGG CGGTCACGTTCTGGTCTCTGCTCCGATTGGGTGCTGCCATCCTCTGCCCATCTCGGCGCAGTGCTGTGTGTGCAGTTGGGATGACTCTCCTGTCTGGGACTCTGCTGTACAG CTTCTACCTCTTCCATCCTCTGGCCTACGGCATGGTGGGGTCTCTGTCTGATGCTGCCAACAGCCCAATGGCAGGACTGCGCTGGATGGACTCCTGGGACTTCTGA
- the POMT2 gene encoding protein O-mannosyl-transferase 2 isoform X1, with protein MVMTGTPHGRQLRPGMELAGRTVSMAVLGAVIVFSFLSRFYRLAEPPHVCWDETHFGKMGSYYINRTFFFDVHPPLGKMLIGLAGHLTGYNGSFSFLQPGLHYGSHSYVGMRGFCAFLGAWLPPFAFLIVRQLSRSVAVALLASLLVLLDTGCITLSQYILLDPILMFFIMAAVLSMVMFQSCSSRPFSAPWWLWLALTGVNLAGAMGVKFVGLFVIVLVGVNTAQDLWQLLGDLRIRIDVVVRHVAARVLCLILLPLALYALTFVVHFAVLNRSGPGDGFFSSAFQSRLIGNNLHNSSMPEYLAYGSVITLKNVRTAAGYLHSHWHLYPEGVGARQQQVTTYSHKDPNNLWMVKKHNAEYGNDSDSALEFVHHGDLIRLEHKATGRNLHSHQREAPLTKKHLQVTAYGTNGSGDSNDFWRIEVTGGKNKVKVLRSQIRLLHLSTGCALGSSGKTLPKWGWEQGEVTCSPYLRESPNTLWSVEDHENIRLLKISVSILKPSFLEALAESHVVMLRANSGLKPKEHEVTSKPWHWPINFQGLRFSGVNATDFRIYLLGNPVIWFLNLGGLILYVVLAFCAAVSLQRGLSLSGEVRDVFSLLLEGGGQLMSGWLLHYLPFFFMGRVLYYHHYFPAMLFSSMLSAVTFWSLLRLGAAILCPSRRSAVCAVGMTLLSGTLLYSFYLFHPLAYGMVGSLSDAANSPMAGLRWMDSWDF; from the exons ATGGTGATGACGGGGACTCCGCACGGCCGCCAGCTCAGGCCGGGGATGGAGCTGGCGGGGAGGACGGTGTCCATGGCCGTGCTGGGGGCGGTGATCGTGTTCTCCTTCCTCAGCCGCTTCTACCGACTGGCGGAGCCGCCACACGTGTG CTGGGATGAGACGCACTTCGGGAAGATGGGAAGTTACTACATCAACCGAACATTTTTCTTCGATGTCCACCCCCCACTGGGAAAG ATGCTGATCGGACTCGCCGGGCATCTGACTGGCTACAATGGCTCCTTCTCCTTCCTGCAGCCCGGTCTTCACTATGGCAGCCACTCGTATGTGGGCATGAGAGGG TTCTGCGCCTTCCTCGGGGCCTGGCTTCCTCCCTTTGCGTTTCTCATTGTCCGTCAGCTGTCTCGGTCAGTTGCAGTGGCGCTGCTTGCCTCTCTGCTTGTCCTCCTGG ACACAGGCTGCATCACGCTGTCACAGTACATCCTGCTGGATCCCATCCTCATGTTCTTCATCATGGCCGCAGTACTGAGCATGGTCATGTTCCAGTCCTGCTCCAGCAG GCCTTTCAGCGCCCCCTGGTGGCTGTGGCTGGCGCTGACTGGAGTGAATCTAGCTGGAGCGATGGGAGTGAAGTTCGTGGGTCTTTTTGTGATCGTCTTGGTTGGTGTGAACACGGCCCAGGACCTGTGGCAGCTTCTGGGAGATCTGCGGATCAGGATT GATGTTGTCGTCCGTCACGTGGCTGCTCGTGTCCTCTGCCTCATTTTGCTGCCGCTCGCCCTTTACGCCTTGACTTTTGTCGTCCATTTTGCTGTTCTTAATAGAAG TGGTCCTGGGGACGGATTCTTCAGCTCAGCCTTCCAGTCCCGTCTGATTGGGAACAACCTGCATAACTCCTCCATGCCAGAGT ACCTGGCGTACGGCTCGGTGATTACCCTGAAGAACGTGCGTACCGCTGCTGGATACCTGCACTCACACTGGCACCTGTACCCAGAAGGGGTGGGGGCACGGCAGCAGCAG gtcaccacgtattcTCACAAGGATCCCAATAACCTGTGGATGGTGAAGAAGCACAACGCCGAGTATGGTAATG ACTCTGATTCCGCCCTGGAGTTTGTGCATCACGGAGACCTTATCCGCCTGGAGCATAAAGC CACTGGCCGTAACCTCCATAGTCATCAGCGGGAAGCGCCACTAACTAAGAAACATCTGCAGGTGACAGCGTACGGCACG AACGGGTCAGGCGACAGCAATGACTTTTGGAGGATCGAGGTGACTGGTGGCAAAAATAAAGTGAAAGTTCTGCGCAGTCAGATTCGCCTGCTGCACCTCTCCACAGGCTGTGCTCTGGGATCATCAGGGAAGACTCTTCCCAAATG GGGTTGGGAACAGGGCGAGGTGACATGCAGCCCGTATCTACGGGAGAGCCCCAATACCCTATGGAGTGTGGAGGACCATGAGAACATCCGAC TCTTGAAAATCTCAGTCTCCATCCTGAAGCCGTCCTTCCTGGAGGCGCTGGCGGAGTCCCACGTAGTGATGCTGCGG GCAAATAGTGGCCTGAAGCCCAAGGAACATGAGGTGACATCCAAGCCCTGGCACTGGCCCATTAACTTCCAG GGTCTCCGTTTTTCTGGTGTGAATGCTACGGATTTCCGGATTTATCTGCTGGGGAATCCG GTAATTTGGTTTCTGAACCTGGGTGGTCTCATCCTGTACGTGGTGCTGGCGTTCTGTGCGGCGGTCTCCTTGCAGCGTGGCCTCTCCCTGTCCGGGGAGGTGAGGG ATGTCTTTTCCCTTCTCCTGGAGGGTGGGGGGCAGCTGATGTCGGGATGGCTTCTTCACTATTTGCCTTTCTTCTTCATGGGCCGAGTCTTGTATTATCACCACTACTTCCCCGCCATGCTCTTCTCCAGCATGCTGAGTG CGGTCACGTTCTGGTCTCTGCTCCGATTGGGTGCTGCCATCCTCTGCCCATCTCGGCGCAGTGCTGTGTGTGCAGTTGGGATGACTCTCCTGTCTGGGACTCTGCTGTACAG CTTCTACCTCTTCCATCCTCTGGCCTACGGCATGGTGGGGTCTCTGTCTGATGCTGCCAACAGCCCAATGGCAGGACTGCGCTGGATGGACTCCTGGGACTTCTGA
- the POMT2 gene encoding protein O-mannosyl-transferase 2 isoform X5: MVMTGTPHGRQLRPGMELAGRTVSMAVLGAVIVFSFLSRFYRLAEPPHVCWDETHFGKMGSYYINRTFFFDVHPPLGKMLIGLAGHLTGYNGSFSFLQPGLHYGSHSYVGMRGFCAFLGAWLPPFAFLIVRQLSRSVAVALLASLLVLLDTGCITLSQYILLDPILMFFIMAAVLSMVMFQSCSSRPFSAPWWLWLALTGVNLAGAMGVKFVGLFVIVLVGVNTAQDLWQLLGDLRIRIDVVVRHVAARVLCLILLPLALYALTFVVHFAVLNRSGPGDGFFSSAFQSRLIGNNLHNSSMPEYLAYGSVITLKNVRTAAGYLHSHWHLYPEGVGARQQQVTTYSHKDPNNLWMVKKHNAEYGNDSDSALEFVHHGDLIRLEHKATGRNLHSHQREAPLTKKHLQVTAYGTNGSGDSNDFWRIEVTGGKNKVKVLRSQIRLLHLSTGCALGSSGKTLPKWGWEQGEVTCSPYLRESPNTLWSVEDHENIRLLKISVSILKPSFLEALAESHVVMLRANSGLKPKEHEVTSKPWHWPINFQGLRFSGVNATDFRIYLLGNPVIWFLNLGGLILYVVLAFCAAVSLQRGLSLSGEVRAVTFWSLLRLGAAILCPSRRSAVCAVGMTLLSGTLLYSFYLFHPLAYGMVGSLSDAANSPMAGLRWMDSWDF, encoded by the exons ATGGTGATGACGGGGACTCCGCACGGCCGCCAGCTCAGGCCGGGGATGGAGCTGGCGGGGAGGACGGTGTCCATGGCCGTGCTGGGGGCGGTGATCGTGTTCTCCTTCCTCAGCCGCTTCTACCGACTGGCGGAGCCGCCACACGTGTG CTGGGATGAGACGCACTTCGGGAAGATGGGAAGTTACTACATCAACCGAACATTTTTCTTCGATGTCCACCCCCCACTGGGAAAG ATGCTGATCGGACTCGCCGGGCATCTGACTGGCTACAATGGCTCCTTCTCCTTCCTGCAGCCCGGTCTTCACTATGGCAGCCACTCGTATGTGGGCATGAGAGGG TTCTGCGCCTTCCTCGGGGCCTGGCTTCCTCCCTTTGCGTTTCTCATTGTCCGTCAGCTGTCTCGGTCAGTTGCAGTGGCGCTGCTTGCCTCTCTGCTTGTCCTCCTGG ACACAGGCTGCATCACGCTGTCACAGTACATCCTGCTGGATCCCATCCTCATGTTCTTCATCATGGCCGCAGTACTGAGCATGGTCATGTTCCAGTCCTGCTCCAGCAG GCCTTTCAGCGCCCCCTGGTGGCTGTGGCTGGCGCTGACTGGAGTGAATCTAGCTGGAGCGATGGGAGTGAAGTTCGTGGGTCTTTTTGTGATCGTCTTGGTTGGTGTGAACACGGCCCAGGACCTGTGGCAGCTTCTGGGAGATCTGCGGATCAGGATT GATGTTGTCGTCCGTCACGTGGCTGCTCGTGTCCTCTGCCTCATTTTGCTGCCGCTCGCCCTTTACGCCTTGACTTTTGTCGTCCATTTTGCTGTTCTTAATAGAAG TGGTCCTGGGGACGGATTCTTCAGCTCAGCCTTCCAGTCCCGTCTGATTGGGAACAACCTGCATAACTCCTCCATGCCAGAGT ACCTGGCGTACGGCTCGGTGATTACCCTGAAGAACGTGCGTACCGCTGCTGGATACCTGCACTCACACTGGCACCTGTACCCAGAAGGGGTGGGGGCACGGCAGCAGCAG gtcaccacgtattcTCACAAGGATCCCAATAACCTGTGGATGGTGAAGAAGCACAACGCCGAGTATGGTAATG ACTCTGATTCCGCCCTGGAGTTTGTGCATCACGGAGACCTTATCCGCCTGGAGCATAAAGC CACTGGCCGTAACCTCCATAGTCATCAGCGGGAAGCGCCACTAACTAAGAAACATCTGCAGGTGACAGCGTACGGCACG AACGGGTCAGGCGACAGCAATGACTTTTGGAGGATCGAGGTGACTGGTGGCAAAAATAAAGTGAAAGTTCTGCGCAGTCAGATTCGCCTGCTGCACCTCTCCACAGGCTGTGCTCTGGGATCATCAGGGAAGACTCTTCCCAAATG GGGTTGGGAACAGGGCGAGGTGACATGCAGCCCGTATCTACGGGAGAGCCCCAATACCCTATGGAGTGTGGAGGACCATGAGAACATCCGAC TCTTGAAAATCTCAGTCTCCATCCTGAAGCCGTCCTTCCTGGAGGCGCTGGCGGAGTCCCACGTAGTGATGCTGCGG GCAAATAGTGGCCTGAAGCCCAAGGAACATGAGGTGACATCCAAGCCCTGGCACTGGCCCATTAACTTCCAG GGTCTCCGTTTTTCTGGTGTGAATGCTACGGATTTCCGGATTTATCTGCTGGGGAATCCG GTAATTTGGTTTCTGAACCTGGGTGGTCTCATCCTGTACGTGGTGCTGGCGTTCTGTGCGGCGGTCTCCTTGCAGCGTGGCCTCTCCCTGTCCGGGGAGGTGAGGG CGGTCACGTTCTGGTCTCTGCTCCGATTGGGTGCTGCCATCCTCTGCCCATCTCGGCGCAGTGCTGTGTGTGCAGTTGGGATGACTCTCCTGTCTGGGACTCTGCTGTACAG CTTCTACCTCTTCCATCCTCTGGCCTACGGCATGGTGGGGTCTCTGTCTGATGCTGCCAACAGCCCAATGGCAGGACTGCGCTGGATGGACTCCTGGGACTTCTGA
- the POMT2 gene encoding protein O-mannosyl-transferase 2 isoform X4 has protein sequence MVMTGTPHGRQLRPGMELAGRTVSMAVLGAVIVFSFLSRFYRLAEPPHVCWDETHFGKMGSYYINRTFFFDVHPPLGKMLIGLAGHLTGYNGSFSFLQPGLHYGSHSYVGMRGFCAFLGAWLPPFAFLIVRQLSRSVAVALLASLLVLLDTGCITLSQYILLDPILMFFIMAAVLSMVMFQSCSSRPFSAPWWLWLALTGVNLAGAMGVKFVGLFVIVLVGVNTAQDLWQLLGDLRIRIDVVVRHVAARVLCLILLPLALYALTFVVHFAVLNRSGPGDGFFSSAFQSRLIGNNLHNSSMPEYLAYGSVITLKNVRTAAGYLHSHWHLYPEGVGARQQQVTTYSHKDPNNLWMVKKHNAEYDSDSALEFVHHGDLIRLEHKATGRNLHSHQREAPLTKKHLQNGSGDSNDFWRIEVTGGKNKVKVLRSQIRLLHLSTGCALGSSGKTLPKWGWEQGEVTCSPYLRESPNTLWSVEDHENIRLLKISVSILKPSFLEALAESHVVMLRANSGLKPKEHEVTSKPWHWPINFQGLRFSGVNATDFRIYLLGNPVIWFLNLGGLILYVVLAFCAAVSLQRGLSLSGEVRDVFSLLLEGGGQLMSGWLLHYLPFFFMGRVLYYHHYFPAMLFSSMLSAVTFWSLLRLGAAILCPSRRSAVCAVGMTLLSGTLLYSFYLFHPLAYGMVGSLSDAANSPMAGLRWMDSWDF, from the exons ATGGTGATGACGGGGACTCCGCACGGCCGCCAGCTCAGGCCGGGGATGGAGCTGGCGGGGAGGACGGTGTCCATGGCCGTGCTGGGGGCGGTGATCGTGTTCTCCTTCCTCAGCCGCTTCTACCGACTGGCGGAGCCGCCACACGTGTG CTGGGATGAGACGCACTTCGGGAAGATGGGAAGTTACTACATCAACCGAACATTTTTCTTCGATGTCCACCCCCCACTGGGAAAG ATGCTGATCGGACTCGCCGGGCATCTGACTGGCTACAATGGCTCCTTCTCCTTCCTGCAGCCCGGTCTTCACTATGGCAGCCACTCGTATGTGGGCATGAGAGGG TTCTGCGCCTTCCTCGGGGCCTGGCTTCCTCCCTTTGCGTTTCTCATTGTCCGTCAGCTGTCTCGGTCAGTTGCAGTGGCGCTGCTTGCCTCTCTGCTTGTCCTCCTGG ACACAGGCTGCATCACGCTGTCACAGTACATCCTGCTGGATCCCATCCTCATGTTCTTCATCATGGCCGCAGTACTGAGCATGGTCATGTTCCAGTCCTGCTCCAGCAG GCCTTTCAGCGCCCCCTGGTGGCTGTGGCTGGCGCTGACTGGAGTGAATCTAGCTGGAGCGATGGGAGTGAAGTTCGTGGGTCTTTTTGTGATCGTCTTGGTTGGTGTGAACACGGCCCAGGACCTGTGGCAGCTTCTGGGAGATCTGCGGATCAGGATT GATGTTGTCGTCCGTCACGTGGCTGCTCGTGTCCTCTGCCTCATTTTGCTGCCGCTCGCCCTTTACGCCTTGACTTTTGTCGTCCATTTTGCTGTTCTTAATAGAAG TGGTCCTGGGGACGGATTCTTCAGCTCAGCCTTCCAGTCCCGTCTGATTGGGAACAACCTGCATAACTCCTCCATGCCAGAGT ACCTGGCGTACGGCTCGGTGATTACCCTGAAGAACGTGCGTACCGCTGCTGGATACCTGCACTCACACTGGCACCTGTACCCAGAAGGGGTGGGGGCACGGCAGCAGCAG gtcaccacgtattcTCACAAGGATCCCAATAACCTGTGGATGGTGAAGAAGCACAACGCCGAGTATG ACTCTGATTCCGCCCTGGAGTTTGTGCATCACGGAGACCTTATCCGCCTGGAGCATAAAGC CACTGGCCGTAACCTCCATAGTCATCAGCGGGAAGCGCCACTAACTAAGAAACATCTGCAG AACGGGTCAGGCGACAGCAATGACTTTTGGAGGATCGAGGTGACTGGTGGCAAAAATAAAGTGAAAGTTCTGCGCAGTCAGATTCGCCTGCTGCACCTCTCCACAGGCTGTGCTCTGGGATCATCAGGGAAGACTCTTCCCAAATG GGGTTGGGAACAGGGCGAGGTGACATGCAGCCCGTATCTACGGGAGAGCCCCAATACCCTATGGAGTGTGGAGGACCATGAGAACATCCGAC TCTTGAAAATCTCAGTCTCCATCCTGAAGCCGTCCTTCCTGGAGGCGCTGGCGGAGTCCCACGTAGTGATGCTGCGG GCAAATAGTGGCCTGAAGCCCAAGGAACATGAGGTGACATCCAAGCCCTGGCACTGGCCCATTAACTTCCAG GGTCTCCGTTTTTCTGGTGTGAATGCTACGGATTTCCGGATTTATCTGCTGGGGAATCCG GTAATTTGGTTTCTGAACCTGGGTGGTCTCATCCTGTACGTGGTGCTGGCGTTCTGTGCGGCGGTCTCCTTGCAGCGTGGCCTCTCCCTGTCCGGGGAGGTGAGGG ATGTCTTTTCCCTTCTCCTGGAGGGTGGGGGGCAGCTGATGTCGGGATGGCTTCTTCACTATTTGCCTTTCTTCTTCATGGGCCGAGTCTTGTATTATCACCACTACTTCCCCGCCATGCTCTTCTCCAGCATGCTGAGTG CGGTCACGTTCTGGTCTCTGCTCCGATTGGGTGCTGCCATCCTCTGCCCATCTCGGCGCAGTGCTGTGTGTGCAGTTGGGATGACTCTCCTGTCTGGGACTCTGCTGTACAG CTTCTACCTCTTCCATCCTCTGGCCTACGGCATGGTGGGGTCTCTGTCTGATGCTGCCAACAGCCCAATGGCAGGACTGCGCTGGATGGACTCCTGGGACTTCTGA
- the POMT2 gene encoding protein O-mannosyl-transferase 2 isoform X7: MVMTGTPHGRQLRPGMELAGRTVSMAVLGAVIVFSFLSRFYRLAEPPHVCWDETHFGKMGSYYINRTFFFDVHPPLGKMLIGLAGHLTGYNGSFSFLQPGLHYGSHSYVGMRGFCAFLGAWLPPFAFLIVRQLSRSVAVALLASLLVLLDTGCITLSQYILLDPILMFFIMAAVLSMVMFQSCSSRPFSAPWWLWLALTGVNLAGAMGVKFVGLFVIVLVGVNTAQDLWQLLGDLRIRIDVVVRHVAARVLCLILLPLALYALTFVVHFAVLNRSGPGDGFFSSAFQSRLIGNNLHNSSMPEYLAYGSVITLKNVRTAAGYLHSHWHLYPEGVGARQQQVTTYSHKDPNNLWMVKKHNAEYDSDSALEFVHHGDLIRLEHKATGRNLHSHQREAPLTKKHLQNGSGDSNDFWRIEVTGGKNKVKVLRSQIRLLHLSTGCALGSSGKTLPKWGWEQGEVTCSPYLRESPNTLWSVEDHENIRLLKISVSILKPSFLEALAESHVVMLRANSGLKPKEHEVTSKPWHWPINFQGLRFSGVNATDFRIYLLGNPVIWFLNLGGLILYVVLAFCAAVSLQRGLSLSGEVRAVTFWSLLRLGAAILCPSRRSAVCAVGMTLLSGTLLYSFYLFHPLAYGMVGSLSDAANSPMAGLRWMDSWDF, from the exons ATGGTGATGACGGGGACTCCGCACGGCCGCCAGCTCAGGCCGGGGATGGAGCTGGCGGGGAGGACGGTGTCCATGGCCGTGCTGGGGGCGGTGATCGTGTTCTCCTTCCTCAGCCGCTTCTACCGACTGGCGGAGCCGCCACACGTGTG CTGGGATGAGACGCACTTCGGGAAGATGGGAAGTTACTACATCAACCGAACATTTTTCTTCGATGTCCACCCCCCACTGGGAAAG ATGCTGATCGGACTCGCCGGGCATCTGACTGGCTACAATGGCTCCTTCTCCTTCCTGCAGCCCGGTCTTCACTATGGCAGCCACTCGTATGTGGGCATGAGAGGG TTCTGCGCCTTCCTCGGGGCCTGGCTTCCTCCCTTTGCGTTTCTCATTGTCCGTCAGCTGTCTCGGTCAGTTGCAGTGGCGCTGCTTGCCTCTCTGCTTGTCCTCCTGG ACACAGGCTGCATCACGCTGTCACAGTACATCCTGCTGGATCCCATCCTCATGTTCTTCATCATGGCCGCAGTACTGAGCATGGTCATGTTCCAGTCCTGCTCCAGCAG GCCTTTCAGCGCCCCCTGGTGGCTGTGGCTGGCGCTGACTGGAGTGAATCTAGCTGGAGCGATGGGAGTGAAGTTCGTGGGTCTTTTTGTGATCGTCTTGGTTGGTGTGAACACGGCCCAGGACCTGTGGCAGCTTCTGGGAGATCTGCGGATCAGGATT GATGTTGTCGTCCGTCACGTGGCTGCTCGTGTCCTCTGCCTCATTTTGCTGCCGCTCGCCCTTTACGCCTTGACTTTTGTCGTCCATTTTGCTGTTCTTAATAGAAG TGGTCCTGGGGACGGATTCTTCAGCTCAGCCTTCCAGTCCCGTCTGATTGGGAACAACCTGCATAACTCCTCCATGCCAGAGT ACCTGGCGTACGGCTCGGTGATTACCCTGAAGAACGTGCGTACCGCTGCTGGATACCTGCACTCACACTGGCACCTGTACCCAGAAGGGGTGGGGGCACGGCAGCAGCAG gtcaccacgtattcTCACAAGGATCCCAATAACCTGTGGATGGTGAAGAAGCACAACGCCGAGTATG ACTCTGATTCCGCCCTGGAGTTTGTGCATCACGGAGACCTTATCCGCCTGGAGCATAAAGC CACTGGCCGTAACCTCCATAGTCATCAGCGGGAAGCGCCACTAACTAAGAAACATCTGCAG AACGGGTCAGGCGACAGCAATGACTTTTGGAGGATCGAGGTGACTGGTGGCAAAAATAAAGTGAAAGTTCTGCGCAGTCAGATTCGCCTGCTGCACCTCTCCACAGGCTGTGCTCTGGGATCATCAGGGAAGACTCTTCCCAAATG GGGTTGGGAACAGGGCGAGGTGACATGCAGCCCGTATCTACGGGAGAGCCCCAATACCCTATGGAGTGTGGAGGACCATGAGAACATCCGAC TCTTGAAAATCTCAGTCTCCATCCTGAAGCCGTCCTTCCTGGAGGCGCTGGCGGAGTCCCACGTAGTGATGCTGCGG GCAAATAGTGGCCTGAAGCCCAAGGAACATGAGGTGACATCCAAGCCCTGGCACTGGCCCATTAACTTCCAG GGTCTCCGTTTTTCTGGTGTGAATGCTACGGATTTCCGGATTTATCTGCTGGGGAATCCG GTAATTTGGTTTCTGAACCTGGGTGGTCTCATCCTGTACGTGGTGCTGGCGTTCTGTGCGGCGGTCTCCTTGCAGCGTGGCCTCTCCCTGTCCGGGGAGGTGAGGG CGGTCACGTTCTGGTCTCTGCTCCGATTGGGTGCTGCCATCCTCTGCCCATCTCGGCGCAGTGCTGTGTGTGCAGTTGGGATGACTCTCCTGTCTGGGACTCTGCTGTACAG CTTCTACCTCTTCCATCCTCTGGCCTACGGCATGGTGGGGTCTCTGTCTGATGCTGCCAACAGCCCAATGGCAGGACTGCGCTGGATGGACTCCTGGGACTTCTGA